From Yersinia hibernica, a single genomic window includes:
- a CDS encoding DNA-3-methyladenine glycosylase I, producing the protein MAIERCGWVTSDPLYIAYHDNEWGIPQRNNQALFEMLCLEGQQAGLSWITVLKKREHYRQCFYHFDPIRVAKMGPEEVEKLMLDSGIIRHRGKIQAIITNAQAYLAMEASGEDFSHFIWSFVDGEPKINHWWCLAESPATTPISDAMSKALKKRGFKFIGSTICYAFMQASGLVNDHLASCFCHPDNTVK; encoded by the coding sequence ATGGCTATAGAACGCTGTGGCTGGGTCACATCAGATCCACTCTATATCGCTTATCACGATAACGAATGGGGCATTCCGCAGAGAAATAATCAGGCGCTGTTTGAGATGCTGTGTCTCGAAGGGCAACAAGCCGGACTTTCCTGGATAACCGTGCTGAAAAAACGTGAACACTATCGCCAATGTTTCTATCATTTTGATCCCATACGGGTGGCGAAAATGGGGCCAGAAGAAGTAGAAAAACTGATGTTGGACAGCGGTATTATCCGCCATCGCGGTAAAATTCAGGCCATTATTACCAATGCCCAAGCCTATCTGGCCATGGAAGCCAGCGGCGAAGATTTTTCGCATTTTATCTGGAGCTTTGTCGACGGTGAGCCAAAAATTAATCATTGGTGGTGTTTAGCGGAGTCGCCCGCGACCACGCCAATTTCCGATGCCATGTCAAAAGCCCTCAAAAAACGTGGTTTTAAGTTTATCGGCTCCACTATTTGCTATGCATTTATGCAGGCCAGTGGCCTGGTGAACGACCATCTGGCGAGCTGTTTTTGTCATCCGGATAATACGGTAAAATGA
- a CDS encoding N-acetyltransferase: MIRAYQPDDLESLMQLWLTSTIAAHPFIAEQYWHESAALVRNTYLPAARTWVYLPQDVHPQAVDGENTIAGFISVLEEQLVGALFVDQSYYGKGVGKILMNYIQQHYNALTLEVYQQNHRAYHFYRKQGFIVTDLDHNAETKSIILTMHWQRP; this comes from the coding sequence ATGATAAGAGCTTACCAACCTGACGATCTCGAGTCTTTGATGCAATTGTGGCTGACCAGTACAATTGCAGCACACCCTTTTATTGCCGAGCAATATTGGCACGAGAGCGCCGCATTAGTACGAAATACCTATCTTCCCGCGGCGCGTACTTGGGTATATTTACCACAAGATGTTCACCCGCAAGCCGTTGATGGCGAAAACACCATCGCTGGATTTATTAGTGTCCTCGAAGAACAACTGGTAGGCGCGCTATTTGTTGACCAATCCTATTACGGCAAAGGAGTTGGCAAAATACTGATGAATTATATTCAGCAGCACTATAACGCGCTAACTCTGGAGGTTTATCAACAAAACCACCGGGCTTATCACTTTTATCGTAAACAAGGTTTTATTGTTACTGATCTAGACCACAATGCGGAAACTAAAAGCATTATTTTAACCATGCACTGGCAACGACCATAA
- a CDS encoding beta/gamma crystallin domain-containing protein: MYSTHVKNNLLNFNVDESIGETLYSQPKSSTPVCFYVEDNFQGESFCLTVPEEIDLYNIKDNHLNDKISSIKIPKNVQVTIYKNDNFNAPHYNLTESVDLTWLKKMDMVGQISAIKTFNSPGFCTQDCVVIKENKIELNNLLGKYDSEFGETNKFILMNIDINNDSNFGVGFIHYPQIIVAGKDLFFYAEDKSEPFNIRISEIADNISLLFNLNGKQLGFQYIEAKGTAPLNTPLWINTRYSSEYLTDLYIANGIPDNDQGNMPENTPLLMVNKIIMAINKHSHRDKRGVLGIAGCVGIPLLAIYNLVIQGHCNQLDKLVGADEFSHHDGEGKTLVVAGSAKPLPPVKQTTSTSLAKPEPAMLVLTRLDTHLHNQAVTLPAAAKTCKTSIGEILSARYPRQTGIRCGSRLSILLADFTFLFGENLLTWTTEHLSQVLQNIRDHGTTGYAVSDQVTESRLVERVQTAISDLGFAPLTTMLEEAFNYALLNYARYFIHNENQETFATPQAAQSLPLGDYVLPLATYIHPTEPPSPLIRDNNEWIRPEGVYFEITVIPGGDQHIATNLTEEIVEVINDWRIFYNQVEYQADNNSTPLTSHDRTIYAARITSNMLYHMLTDNSADYQFVVVKLKGKIVSVLASLNDANNEDSYINFSVTHPQYVLNPHENGSVRGAGTAAVRELARYLKEKGKKTLSSQVISQPSAIVKKKLGFLHKDEL; this comes from the coding sequence ATGTACTCTACACATGTCAAAAATAATTTATTGAATTTTAATGTGGATGAGTCTATAGGGGAAACACTATATTCCCAGCCAAAATCATCAACACCGGTTTGTTTCTACGTCGAAGATAATTTCCAAGGTGAGTCTTTTTGTCTGACGGTGCCGGAAGAAATTGATCTTTATAATATCAAAGATAACCATCTCAATGACAAAATATCTTCCATTAAAATCCCAAAGAATGTACAGGTCACTATTTATAAAAATGATAATTTTAACGCTCCCCACTATAATCTCACCGAGTCCGTTGACCTGACATGGTTAAAAAAAATGGACATGGTCGGCCAGATTAGCGCGATTAAAACTTTCAATTCCCCCGGTTTTTGCACTCAAGATTGCGTGGTGATTAAAGAAAATAAAATAGAATTAAATAATTTACTGGGAAAATACGATTCAGAATTTGGTGAAACAAATAAATTTATATTAATGAATATCGACATTAATAACGATAGCAATTTTGGTGTGGGGTTTATTCATTATCCACAAATCATTGTGGCTGGTAAAGATCTATTTTTCTATGCTGAAGATAAAAGTGAACCATTTAATATCAGGATAAGTGAAATTGCTGATAATATCTCTTTATTATTTAATTTAAATGGGAAACAACTGGGATTTCAATATATTGAAGCCAAAGGAACGGCCCCACTTAATACCCCACTTTGGATTAACACTCGATATTCATCAGAATATTTAACTGATTTATACATCGCTAATGGCATTCCTGATAATGACCAAGGAAATATGCCAGAAAACACCCCGTTATTGATGGTGAATAAAATCATTATGGCAATAAATAAGCACTCTCATCGTGATAAACGCGGAGTTTTAGGAATAGCTGGCTGTGTTGGTATCCCGCTGCTGGCCATTTATAATTTGGTGATTCAGGGGCACTGTAATCAACTTGATAAACTGGTTGGGGCGGATGAATTCTCTCACCACGATGGCGAGGGGAAAACATTAGTCGTGGCCGGTTCAGCAAAGCCCCTTCCGCCAGTAAAACAGACCACCAGCACGTCATTAGCTAAACCAGAACCCGCCATGTTAGTTTTAACACGCCTCGATACTCACCTACATAATCAGGCGGTTACGTTACCAGCTGCGGCAAAAACCTGTAAAACCTCGATAGGGGAAATCCTCTCCGCCCGCTATCCCCGTCAGACAGGAATACGATGTGGGTCTAGGCTGTCTATTCTACTGGCTGATTTTACATTCCTTTTTGGCGAAAATTTATTGACTTGGACAACCGAACATTTAAGCCAAGTTCTACAGAATATTAGGGATCATGGCACGACTGGTTATGCGGTATCTGACCAAGTAACAGAATCCAGATTGGTCGAAAGAGTGCAGACAGCCATATCTGATTTGGGATTTGCCCCATTGACCACCATGTTGGAGGAAGCTTTCAATTATGCATTATTAAATTATGCCCGCTATTTTATACATAATGAAAACCAAGAAACTTTTGCCACTCCCCAAGCAGCGCAAAGCCTCCCATTAGGAGATTATGTATTACCTTTAGCAACCTATATTCACCCAACAGAGCCACCATCCCCGCTTATTAGGGATAACAACGAATGGATTAGACCAGAAGGTGTGTATTTTGAAATTACCGTTATTCCTGGTGGCGATCAGCATATCGCCACAAATTTAACGGAGGAGATAGTTGAGGTGATTAATGATTGGCGGATATTTTACAATCAAGTTGAATATCAAGCAGATAATAACAGCACACCATTAACGAGCCACGACCGGACAATCTATGCCGCCAGAATAACCAGTAATATGCTGTATCACATGTTAACGGACAACTCTGCTGACTATCAATTTGTCGTTGTTAAACTCAAGGGGAAAATTGTGAGTGTGTTAGCCTCATTAAATGACGCCAATAATGAGGATAGCTATATTAATTTCTCTGTTACTCACCCACAGTATGTATTAAATCCTCATGAAAATGGCAGTGTTCGAGGTGCAGGAACCGCAGCAGTCAGAGAGTTAGCTCGATATCTAAAAGAAAAAGGTAAAAAAACCCTCAGCTCCCAGGTTATTTCACAGCCCTCAGCAATTGTGAAAAAAAAGCTGGGTTTCCTACATAAAGATGAACTCTAA
- a CDS encoding helix-turn-helix transcriptional regulator — MNIDHSTSQPQSVAERLLLLLKTRGPLQATDAGKILGTTGEAARQQFVKLAKDGLVVAFAQAKGVGRPIQLWQLTEAGNARFPDAHGELTVQLLRMVRSKLGEEALNLLIDTREQETREQYCLAMQGADNIGDRVARLVAIRSQEGYMAECQTQADGSILLIENHCPICAAATSCQGFCRAELDVFREVLQAPVERTEHILSGSRRCVYRVAVE, encoded by the coding sequence ATGAATATTGATCATTCAACCAGTCAGCCGCAGTCTGTTGCTGAACGCCTGCTACTGTTGCTGAAGACTCGCGGCCCATTGCAGGCCACTGATGCAGGAAAAATCCTCGGCACCACTGGGGAAGCAGCACGCCAACAATTTGTAAAGTTAGCCAAAGATGGGCTGGTGGTGGCGTTCGCGCAGGCAAAAGGTGTTGGGCGGCCTATTCAACTTTGGCAACTTACTGAAGCTGGAAATGCGCGCTTTCCCGATGCCCATGGCGAGTTAACGGTACAGTTATTGCGAATGGTGCGAAGCAAATTAGGCGAAGAAGCCCTTAATTTACTGATAGATACCCGTGAGCAGGAAACTCGTGAGCAATATTGCCTGGCAATGCAAGGTGCCGATAATATTGGTGACCGGGTGGCCCGGCTGGTGGCGATTCGCTCTCAGGAGGGTTATATGGCTGAGTGCCAAACTCAGGCCGATGGTTCGATATTACTGATTGAAAACCATTGTCCTATTTGCGCGGCGGCAACTAGCTGCCAGGGATTTTGTCGTGCGGAATTAGATGTTTTCCGTGAGGTATTACAAGCACCGGTTGAGCGAACTGAGCATATACTCTCGGGTTCACGCCGCTGTGTATATCGCGTTGCTGTCGAATAA
- a CDS encoding MFS transporter, with the protein MNDASRWSDLFSGKNAAFAIALSGGVVLHAINIYIATTILPSVVLEINGLSLYAWNTTLFVTASILGSALSARLLSGYGPRSAYLLASLTFMLGSALCAMAPNMPLMLVGRTVQGLGGGFLFALSYAMINLVFPQSLWPRAMALISGMWGVATLIGPAIGGIFAEMNAWRFAFWTLLPITLIYAIFTWRILPAGKSANTAASVLPITQLVLLTAIVLTISASSIANSGLINMIGMAVAILLLLLLLRIESRASIRLLPQGALRLNSPLAALYLTVLLLAIGITCEIFVPYFLQTLHGQSPLISGYIAATMAAGWTLSEVMSAGWKKSGVRLAIISGPIIVLVGLVALSILMPTGSQGSWQHMAPIAIALTLVGFGIGFGWPHLLTRILQVAAEEDKDIAGASITTVQMFATAVGAAMAGMVANLSGLNIPGGVMGAENTAHWLFTLFAIAPALAIITALRCAKIPSPPYSVPNPAHSETP; encoded by the coding sequence ATGAATGATGCAAGCCGATGGAGTGATTTGTTCTCCGGCAAAAATGCGGCTTTTGCTATAGCCCTGTCGGGTGGGGTGGTGTTGCACGCCATCAATATCTATATCGCCACGACCATTTTACCGTCCGTCGTGCTGGAGATTAATGGCCTGAGTCTCTATGCCTGGAATACCACTCTGTTCGTCACAGCATCCATTCTCGGCTCCGCGCTTTCGGCGCGCTTGCTCAGTGGCTACGGCCCGCGCAGTGCTTATCTGTTAGCTTCATTGACCTTTATGTTGGGCAGTGCCTTGTGTGCTATGGCACCCAACATGCCCCTGATGCTGGTGGGCCGCACAGTGCAAGGCTTGGGGGGCGGCTTCCTGTTTGCCCTCTCTTACGCCATGATTAATCTGGTATTTCCACAATCATTATGGCCGCGAGCTATGGCGCTAATTTCTGGGATGTGGGGGGTTGCGACCCTGATTGGCCCAGCTATTGGCGGCATATTTGCTGAAATGAATGCCTGGCGTTTTGCTTTCTGGACATTACTGCCCATTACCCTGATTTATGCCATTTTCACCTGGCGCATTCTGCCTGCGGGAAAATCAGCCAATACTGCGGCGTCAGTGTTGCCAATCACGCAATTAGTGTTATTAACCGCGATTGTGCTCACCATTTCAGCCAGCAGCATTGCCAATAGCGGCTTGATTAACATGATTGGCATGGCGGTGGCGATACTATTGCTGTTGCTATTATTGCGCATAGAATCCCGCGCCAGCATCCGCTTGCTGCCACAGGGGGCTTTGCGCCTTAATTCGCCTTTAGCGGCGCTGTACCTCACCGTCTTATTGCTGGCGATCGGCATTACCTGTGAAATTTTCGTGCCGTATTTCCTACAAACTCTGCATGGTCAGTCTCCACTGATTTCAGGCTATATTGCCGCCACCATGGCGGCGGGCTGGACACTTTCTGAGGTCATGAGTGCTGGTTGGAAAAAATCTGGCGTGCGTTTGGCGATTATCAGCGGCCCAATTATTGTATTGGTGGGCTTAGTTGCCCTGTCTATTCTGATGCCAACCGGCTCACAGGGAAGCTGGCAACATATGGCCCCCATCGCCATTGCACTGACGCTGGTCGGTTTTGGTATTGGTTTTGGCTGGCCACACTTACTGACCCGGATTTTGCAAGTGGCCGCAGAGGAAGATAAAGATATCGCCGGGGCTTCGATAACCACAGTACAAATGTTTGCTACCGCCGTGGGTGCCGCGATGGCGGGTATGGTGGCTAACCTTTCTGGCCTCAATATCCCCGGTGGGGTCATGGGGGCGGAAAATACCGCTCACTGGCTGTTTACTCTGTTCGCCATTGCGCCAGCGCTGGCCATTATCACTGCGCTACGCTGTGCCAAGATTCCCTCACCCCCTTATTCAGTGCCAAACCCCGCCCACAGCGAAACTCCCTAA
- the ghrB gene encoding glyoxylate/hydroxypyruvate reductase GhrB, translating to MKPSIVLYKSIPPDLHQRLAQHFTVNSFDGLTPDNQPELLAALQKAEGLIGAGGKIDQNFLSLTPHLRAASTISVGYDNFAVDALNQRGIVLMHTPTVLTETVADTMMALVLATARRVVELAERVKAGEWQESIGDDWFGVDVHHKTIGILGMGRIGMALAQRAHFGFNMPVLYTSRRPHEEAENRFGARRCSLDTLLAEVDFLCITLPMTEQTYHMISREQLAKMKSSAILINAGRGPVVDEQALIAALQDGTIHGAGLDVFEQEPLPLDSPLLKLRQVVAVPHIGSATHETRYNMAACAVDNLIAALTGTVTENCVNPQVLKPA from the coding sequence ATGAAACCCTCTATCGTGCTGTACAAAAGTATTCCCCCCGATCTGCATCAGCGTTTAGCGCAACATTTCACCGTAAACAGTTTTGACGGTTTAACCCCGGATAATCAGCCCGAATTATTAGCCGCCCTGCAAAAGGCCGAGGGGCTAATCGGCGCGGGCGGTAAAATTGATCAGAATTTTTTGTCATTAACGCCGCACCTGCGGGCCGCCTCAACCATTTCTGTCGGTTATGACAATTTTGCTGTCGATGCCCTGAATCAGCGCGGCATTGTGTTGATGCACACGCCAACGGTACTGACCGAGACCGTGGCAGACACCATGATGGCCCTGGTGCTGGCCACCGCGCGCCGGGTGGTAGAGCTGGCTGAGCGCGTGAAAGCGGGCGAATGGCAAGAAAGTATTGGTGATGACTGGTTTGGGGTAGATGTTCATCACAAAACTATCGGTATTCTTGGTATGGGCCGCATTGGGATGGCGCTGGCCCAGCGCGCACATTTCGGCTTCAATATGCCCGTGCTGTACACCAGCCGCCGCCCACATGAAGAAGCTGAAAACCGTTTTGGCGCTCGCCGCTGCTCATTAGATACTTTACTGGCTGAAGTGGATTTCCTCTGCATCACTCTGCCGATGACCGAGCAAACTTACCATATGATTAGCCGTGAACAACTGGCGAAAATGAAATCCAGCGCAATCTTGATAAACGCGGGCCGAGGGCCGGTGGTGGATGAGCAGGCGCTGATTGCCGCACTGCAAGATGGCACCATTCATGGCGCGGGGCTGGATGTCTTTGAGCAAGAACCTCTGCCGCTAGATTCGCCATTGCTCAAATTACGTCAAGTCGTTGCGGTTCCACATATCGGCTCTGCAACTCATGAAACGCGTTATAACATGGCCGCCTGCGCCGTCGATAACCTGATTGCCGCACTGACCGGCACAGTGACAGAAAACTGCGTCAACCCGCAAGTGTTGAAGCCAGCATAA
- a CDS encoding alpha-amylase encodes MKSLMLPLLLIMPPAAMANWSLPHFPAFTEQDSGVFLSSSELTKGEYLLKFYQDKQCWQPTGPVKLNQTFSLQPCQNQAEIQWRLFRDGQYQVRIDTRSGTPTLTLSIKSPVAEAVKVVAHSCQRWDGKPVRIDVSNTFAEGEMVRDFYSGQTAKVSLGKITLQPSPASGGLLLLESAQTQQAAPFSWQNATVYFALTDRFKNGNPDNDHSYGRHADGLQEIGTFHGGDLAGLTKKLDYLQQLGVNALWISSPLEQIHGWVGGGTQGDFPHYAYHGYYGLDWSRLDANMGTEQDLHNLVDQAHKRGIRILFDVVMNHVGYATLADMQNYQFGALYLQGDQLEKTLGKNWTDWAPGKGQNWHSFNDYINFSDKSAWENWWGKNWIRTDIGDYDAPGYDDLTMSLAFLPDIKTESTHPSGLPVFYRHKPDTAAREIAGATPRDYLTHWLSQWVRDYGIDGFRVDTAKHVEKPAWQQLKQQSTAALAAWKAAHPNQALDDLPFWMTGEAWGHGVMKSDYYQNGFDAMINFDFQDQAKQALTCFSSIDGTYQQMADKLQNFNVLSYISSHDTRLFFKDDAQQSLTKQQRAGDLLLLAPGAVQIFYGDESGREFGPTGSDPLQGTRSDMNWHELAGEKGALLAHWQKVSQFRARHPAIGAGEQKSQQTADYYAFSRQHQGDKVLVVWVGDPKE; translated from the coding sequence ATGAAATCTTTAATGCTCCCTTTGCTGCTCATCATGCCGCCCGCAGCAATGGCGAACTGGTCACTGCCCCATTTCCCGGCTTTTACTGAACAAGATAGCGGAGTTTTCCTGAGCAGCAGTGAGCTGACCAAAGGGGAATATTTGCTTAAATTTTATCAAGATAAGCAATGCTGGCAGCCCACTGGGCCAGTCAAGTTGAATCAGACATTTTCACTGCAACCCTGCCAAAATCAGGCCGAAATCCAATGGCGATTGTTCCGCGATGGCCAATATCAGGTGCGTATTGATACCCGCAGCGGCACACCCACACTCACTCTGAGCATCAAATCGCCGGTGGCGGAAGCTGTCAAAGTTGTGGCGCACAGTTGCCAGCGCTGGGATGGCAAGCCGGTGAGGATTGATGTCAGTAACACTTTTGCTGAAGGCGAAATGGTGCGGGATTTCTACTCCGGCCAAACGGCGAAAGTTTCCCTCGGTAAAATCACATTGCAGCCCAGCCCCGCGAGTGGCGGTTTGCTCCTGCTAGAATCGGCGCAAACCCAGCAAGCAGCGCCTTTCAGCTGGCAAAATGCCACGGTGTATTTTGCACTGACTGACCGCTTTAAAAATGGCAATCCAGACAATGACCACAGCTACGGCCGTCATGCTGATGGCCTGCAAGAAATTGGCACTTTCCACGGCGGCGACCTGGCCGGGCTAACAAAAAAACTTGATTATCTCCAACAGCTTGGCGTCAATGCGCTCTGGATAAGCTCCCCGCTGGAGCAAATTCATGGCTGGGTGGGTGGCGGCACTCAGGGGGATTTTCCCCATTATGCTTATCATGGTTATTATGGACTTGATTGGTCACGTCTGGATGCCAATATGGGCACCGAGCAAGACTTGCATAACCTGGTTGACCAAGCCCATAAACGCGGCATCCGTATTCTATTTGATGTGGTAATGAATCATGTGGGATATGCCACTCTGGCAGATATGCAGAATTACCAATTCGGGGCGCTGTATCTACAAGGTGACCAATTAGAAAAAACACTGGGCAAAAACTGGACTGACTGGGCCCCGGGTAAAGGGCAAAATTGGCATAGTTTTAATGATTATATCAATTTCAGTGATAAATCAGCTTGGGAAAACTGGTGGGGTAAAAACTGGATCCGCACGGATATTGGCGATTATGACGCCCCCGGCTATGACGATCTCACCATGTCGCTGGCATTCCTCCCGGACATCAAAACAGAATCGACTCACCCCAGCGGGCTCCCCGTGTTTTATCGCCACAAACCGGATACCGCGGCGCGCGAAATTGCCGGTGCCACACCGCGTGATTACCTCACTCATTGGTTAAGCCAATGGGTTCGCGATTACGGTATTGATGGTTTTCGGGTTGATACCGCCAAGCATGTGGAAAAGCCGGCCTGGCAACAACTTAAGCAACAAAGCACTGCGGCCCTGGCGGCCTGGAAAGCCGCTCACCCTAATCAAGCTCTGGATGATTTGCCATTCTGGATGACCGGGGAAGCTTGGGGGCATGGGGTGATGAAGAGTGATTATTACCAAAATGGCTTCGACGCCATGATTAATTTTGATTTTCAGGATCAAGCTAAACAGGCACTGACTTGTTTCTCATCCATTGACGGCACTTATCAACAAATGGCTGATAAACTGCAAAATTTCAATGTATTGAGCTACATTTCATCTCATGATACCCGGCTGTTTTTTAAAGATGATGCCCAACAATCACTGACAAAACAGCAACGTGCGGGCGATCTGCTGCTACTGGCCCCGGGGGCAGTGCAGATTTTCTATGGCGATGAAAGCGGGCGAGAATTCGGCCCCACTGGCTCCGATCCCTTGCAAGGAACGCGCTCGGATATGAATTGGCATGAACTGGCAGGTGAAAAAGGCGCGCTGTTGGCGCACTGGCAAAAAGTCAGCCAGTTCCGTGCCCGCCATCCGGCAATTGGCGCAGGCGAGCAAAAATCGCAACAAACTGCTGATTACTATGCTTTTAGCCGCCAACATCAGGGCGATAAAGTGCTCGTGGTGTGGGTTGGGGACCCAAAAGAGTAA
- a CDS encoding valine--pyruvate transaminase: MKFSLFGDKFTRYAGITRLMDDLNDGLRTPGSIMLGGGNPAHIPEMDAYFQQLCQDMLERGQLTEALCNYDGPQGKDLLLKALAKMLRDELGWQIEPQNIALTNGSQSAFFYLFNLFAGRYADGNRRRVLFPLAPEYLGYADAGLDEDLFVSAKPNIELLPAGQFKYHVDFEHLNITDDIGLICVSRPTNPTGNVITDEELIRLDAIAQQRDIPLLIDNAYGVPFPGIIFSDATPLWNPNIILCMSLSKLGLPGSRCGIVIADEKVISAITNMNGIISLSPGSMGPAIAAEMIERGDLLRLSNEVIRPFYFERVQQTIAILRKYLPPERCLIHKPEGAIFLWLWFKDLPISTELLYQRLKKRGVLMVPGHYFFPGLEYDWPHTHQCMRMNYVPAPEDIEKGVAILAEEIELAFQEIK, encoded by the coding sequence ATGAAGTTCTCACTTTTCGGCGACAAATTCACACGCTACGCGGGTATTACTAGGCTCATGGACGACCTTAATGATGGCCTGAGAACCCCAGGTTCTATCATGCTTGGCGGGGGTAATCCGGCGCATATTCCCGAGATGGATGCTTATTTCCAACAACTGTGTCAGGACATGCTGGAACGCGGGCAATTGACCGAGGCATTGTGCAATTACGATGGGCCACAAGGTAAAGATTTGCTGCTAAAAGCGCTGGCCAAAATGCTGCGTGATGAGCTGGGTTGGCAAATTGAGCCACAGAACATTGCACTGACAAATGGCAGTCAAAGCGCATTTTTCTACTTATTTAATTTATTCGCTGGCCGCTATGCCGATGGCAATCGCCGCCGGGTGCTATTCCCGCTGGCGCCAGAGTATCTCGGTTATGCCGACGCCGGTCTGGACGAGGATTTATTCGTCTCCGCCAAGCCCAATATTGAGTTGCTGCCAGCAGGGCAATTCAAGTATCACGTCGACTTCGAGCACCTCAATATTACTGACGATATTGGCCTAATATGTGTGTCTCGGCCGACAAATCCGACTGGGAATGTGATTACTGACGAGGAGTTAATTCGCCTCGATGCTATTGCTCAGCAACGCGATATTCCGCTATTGATTGATAATGCTTATGGCGTGCCATTCCCCGGCATTATCTTTTCTGACGCGACCCCACTGTGGAACCCGAATATCATTCTGTGCATGAGTTTGTCGAAACTCGGCCTGCCGGGTTCGCGCTGCGGGATTGTGATAGCCGATGAGAAAGTGATTTCGGCGATAACCAATATGAATGGCATTATCAGCCTGTCACCGGGCAGCATGGGGCCGGCTATTGCCGCCGAAATGATTGAGCGCGGTGATTTGTTGCGGTTATCCAATGAGGTCATTCGGCCATTCTATTTTGAGCGGGTGCAGCAAACTATTGCCATCCTGCGCAAATACTTGCCGCCAGAACGCTGCCTAATCCACAAGCCGGAAGGGGCGATATTCCTGTGGCTATGGTTTAAAGATTTGCCAATCAGCACCGAGTTGCTCTATCAGCGTCTGAAAAAACGCGGCGTATTGATGGTACCGGGCCACTATTTCTTCCCAGGTCTGGAATATGATTGGCCACATACCCATCAGTGCATGCGGATGAATTATGTCCCGGCACCGGAGGATATCGAAAAAGGTGTGGCGATTTTAGCTGAAGAGATTGAATTGGCATTTCAGGAAATAAAGTGA